A window of the Pangasianodon hypophthalmus isolate fPanHyp1 chromosome 12, fPanHyp1.pri, whole genome shotgun sequence genome harbors these coding sequences:
- the LOC113527352 gene encoding archaemetzincin-2, which yields MQCLEHPVEKLRSVLLSTRKDLVEAYEQYSREEKWFLEEGLLRGSSLFTAITVHSDSDWIPAHPEAPQDFQSFYSNPYRSTPDTGHKTIYIQTIGSFGDGAGITEQYVEWLREYCEVFYYGLVVKLLPAVTVAATSCTFRVNSNTNNLQLHAGDLLAFLKKRKPKDAFCIVGITMIDLYPKDSWNFVFGQASLTEGMGVFSFARYDDDFYKRNYAGRLKKAIKLKPGDYSIFQGYYTPLISSTLLLRSCKTLTHEIGHIFGVKHCQWLQCVMQGSNHLEESDRRPLDLCPICLRKLQCAIGFKIADRYKALLQWIENGTGSSDHQSGKPTQAFQDFRQWLCKCLSMLGDKTF from the exons atgcAGTGCCTAGAACATCCTGTGGAGAAGCTGCGCTCAGTTCTCCTCTCCACTCGTAAGGACCTGGTAGAGGCCTATGAGcagtacagcagagaggaaAAGTGGTTTCTTGAGGAGGGTCTCCTCCGTGGCAGTTCACTTTTCACTGCCATCACTGTTCACTCTGATTCTGACTGGATTCCTGCCCACCCTGAAGCTCCTCAGGACTTCCAGAGCTTCTACAGCAACCCATACCGCAGCACACCCGACACAGGCCACAAGACCATTTACATTCAAACTATTG GATCCTTTGGGGATGGAGCTGGGATCACTGAGCAGTATGTGGAGTGGCTGAGGGAATACTGTGAGGTGTTTTACTATGGACTGGTGGTCAAGCTCTTACCAGCAGTGACCGTTGCAGCCACCAGCTGCACATTTCGTGTCAACAGCAACACAAATAACCTGCAGCTTCATGCTG GAGATCTGTTGGCGTTTTTGAAAAAGAGGAAGCCAAAAGATGCATTTTGCATTGTTGGGATCACCATGATTGATTTGTACCCAAAAGACTCCTGGAATTTTGTCTTTGGTCAAGCATCTCTCACTGAAG GAATGGGGGTTTTCAGCTTTGCTAGGTATGATGATGATTTCTACAAAAGGAATTATGCCGGGCGGCTGAAGAAGGCGATAAAACTGAAGCCAGGGGATTACAGTATATTCCAGGGCTACTACACACCTCTCATTAGCAGCACTCTGCTCCTCCGCTCGTGTAAG ACCCTGACTCATGAGATTGGGCACATATTTGGTGTCAAGCACTGCCAATGGCTCCAGTGTGTTATGCAAGGCTCCAACCATTTAGAGGAATCAGATCGTCGTCCACTAGACCTGTGCCCCATCTGCCTCAGGAAACTGCAGTGTGCCATTGGTTTTAAGATTGCAGACAGGTACAAG GCTTTGCTACAATGGATAGAGAATGGAACTGGAAGCTCTGACCATCAGTCAGGCAAACCCACACAGGCTTTCCAAGACTTCAGACAGTGGTTATGTAAGTGTTTGAGCATGTTGGgagataaaacattttaa